The following are encoded together in the Candidatus Abyssobacteria bacterium SURF_5 genome:
- the ilvB gene encoding biosynthetic-type acetolactate synthase large subunit, which produces MTMMTGAQIFVESLLRENVEYLFGIPGGVVIPVFDALFDSPLKVILTRHEQGATHAADGYARATGKVGVCLVTSGPGACNTVTGLATANMDSIPIVVFTGQVPTPMIGNDAFQESDIVGITRPITKHNFLVRNARDLARIIKEAFYIASTGRPGPVLVDLPKDVAVTETEYVPVSEVTIRGYKPVLDGHVKQIKKAAELINASKKAVIYAGGGVILAGAAKELVQLAHKTRLPVTTSLLGLGGFPADDKLFLGMPGMHGTRFANYALSECDLIVAVGTRFDDRVTGNIKEFAVHAKIIHIDVDPTAISKNVRVDVPIVGDAANILAKLIPLVTRTDNGNWLKQIEDWKAQYPLTYKDSDKEIKPQYVVEQIYEATKGEAIITTEVGQNQMWAAHYYKFKSPRSFLSSGGLGTMGYGLPAAIGAQLGRPDKVVFDIAGDGSIQMNIQELATAVHNRLPINVAILNNHFLGMVRQWQELFHNRRYSSTCLLNNPDFVKIAEAYGAKGMRIRKKKDVRPAIEEAIKTPLPVILDFEVAREENVYPMVPVGAGIHQMIGGLA; this is translated from the coding sequence ATGACGATGATGACCGGTGCACAGATTTTTGTGGAGTCCCTGCTGCGAGAGAATGTCGAATACCTGTTCGGAATTCCGGGCGGTGTGGTGATTCCCGTTTTTGACGCTCTGTTCGATTCGCCGCTGAAGGTGATCCTTACGCGTCACGAGCAGGGAGCCACACACGCAGCCGATGGATACGCCCGCGCAACCGGGAAAGTGGGCGTATGTCTGGTGACCTCGGGTCCCGGCGCATGTAATACAGTGACCGGTCTCGCGACGGCTAATATGGATTCGATTCCGATCGTTGTCTTTACAGGGCAGGTGCCGACGCCGATGATCGGAAACGACGCCTTTCAGGAATCCGACATTGTGGGTATCACGCGTCCGATCACAAAGCATAATTTTCTGGTGCGCAATGCGCGGGATCTGGCGCGGATTATCAAAGAGGCCTTCTACATAGCCTCAACGGGGCGGCCGGGTCCGGTGCTTGTTGACCTGCCGAAGGATGTGGCTGTCACTGAGACTGAGTATGTGCCGGTTTCAGAAGTGACGATCCGGGGGTACAAACCGGTACTGGACGGCCATGTGAAGCAGATAAAGAAAGCTGCGGAACTGATCAACGCGTCAAAGAAAGCTGTTATTTATGCGGGCGGCGGGGTAATTCTCGCCGGCGCCGCAAAGGAGCTTGTCCAACTCGCGCACAAGACGAGGCTCCCCGTAACGACGAGTCTGCTCGGGTTGGGTGGATTTCCGGCTGACGACAAGCTGTTTCTGGGGATGCCTGGAATGCACGGCACCCGGTTTGCCAATTATGCGCTGTCTGAATGCGATCTTATTGTCGCCGTCGGCACCCGATTCGACGACCGGGTCACCGGCAACATCAAAGAATTCGCAGTCCATGCGAAGATTATCCATATTGATGTCGATCCGACGGCGATCAGCAAGAACGTTCGCGTTGACGTGCCGATCGTTGGCGATGCCGCCAACATTCTGGCGAAGTTGATACCGCTCGTTACTCGGACCGACAACGGAAACTGGCTGAAGCAGATCGAAGACTGGAAAGCCCAGTATCCGCTTACCTATAAAGACAGCGACAAGGAAATAAAGCCTCAATATGTCGTCGAGCAAATCTATGAGGCGACCAAAGGCGAGGCGATTATCACTACCGAGGTCGGACAGAACCAGATGTGGGCCGCTCACTACTACAAGTTCAAATCCCCGCGCAGCTTTCTCTCTTCCGGAGGGCTGGGGACGATGGGTTACGGTCTTCCCGCCGCCATCGGAGCGCAACTGGGCCGGCCAGATAAGGTGGTATTCGACATTGCGGGCGACGGCAGCATCCAGATGAACATTCAGGAACTGGCGACCGCCGTGCACAACCGCTTGCCGATCAACGTAGCGATACTCAATAATCACTTCCTCGGAATGGTCCGGCAATGGCAGGAGCTTTTCCATAATCGCCGCTATTCCTCGACGTGCCTTTTGAACAATCCGGATTTCGTGAAGATTGCCGAAGCGTACGGCGCGAAGGGCATGAGAATAAGGAAGAAAAAGGACGTGCGTCCTGCCATTGAAGAGGCCATCAAGACGCCTTTGCCGGTCATTCTCGACTTCGAAGTGGCGCGAGAGGAAAACGTTTATCCGATGGTTCCGGTGGGAGCAGGAATACATCAGATGATCGGAGGCCTGGCATGA
- the leuC gene encoding 3-isopropylmalate dehydratase large subunit — MPSTLAQKILAKHAGVEEVSPGELINASVDFALANDITAPIAIEAFQQIGSSHVYDPSRIALIADHFVPNKDIQSAQQVRQMRLFARRYGIEHFYEAGKMGVEHALLPELGLVLPGDLVIGADSHTCTYGALGAFSTGVGSTDLAAAMATGEVWLKVPENFKFIYHGRLSKWVSGKDLILYTIGKIGVDGALYTAMEFCGEAISGLPMADRFTICNMAIEAGAKAGMIEPDQLTLEYVKPRARRRFDMLRSDPDARYREVFEFDASQIPLQVACPSLPSNTRPAAELGGVEIDQVVIGSCTNGRIEDMRVAAEILRGHKVHPRVRCLIIPATPSVVRECSAEGLLDVFLEAGAAVSTPTCGPCLGGHMGVLAEGERALATTNRNFVGRMGHPKSEVYLAGPAVAAATAIAGFICGPDEITSTAAKNDG; from the coding sequence ATGCCATCAACCCTTGCCCAGAAAATACTGGCGAAACATGCCGGTGTGGAGGAAGTCTCGCCCGGCGAATTGATCAACGCTTCCGTTGACTTCGCTCTGGCAAACGATATCACCGCCCCAATCGCTATTGAAGCCTTTCAGCAAATCGGATCGTCACACGTTTACGACCCCTCGCGTATCGCACTCATTGCCGACCACTTTGTCCCGAATAAAGATATTCAGAGCGCTCAACAGGTGAGACAGATGCGCCTGTTCGCGCGCCGGTACGGGATAGAACATTTCTACGAAGCCGGCAAAATGGGCGTCGAGCACGCGCTTTTGCCCGAGTTGGGATTGGTCTTGCCCGGTGATCTGGTCATCGGCGCCGATTCTCACACGTGCACCTACGGCGCGTTAGGCGCCTTCTCGACCGGCGTGGGCAGCACTGATCTCGCCGCAGCCATGGCCACGGGTGAAGTTTGGCTGAAAGTGCCCGAAAACTTCAAGTTCATCTACCATGGGCGCCTTTCAAAATGGGTTTCAGGGAAAGACCTCATCCTGTATACCATAGGTAAAATAGGGGTCGACGGGGCACTGTACACCGCCATGGAATTCTGCGGTGAAGCCATTTCCGGCCTGCCGATGGCGGACCGTTTTACCATCTGCAACATGGCGATCGAGGCAGGCGCCAAAGCGGGAATGATCGAACCTGACCAACTGACGCTGGAATATGTCAAACCGCGCGCCCGCCGCCGGTTTGACATGCTCAGGAGCGATCCGGACGCGCGGTATCGGGAAGTGTTCGAATTCGACGCTTCACAAATCCCATTACAGGTCGCCTGTCCCTCTCTTCCGTCCAACACCCGCCCCGCCGCTGAACTGGGCGGAGTGGAGATCGATCAGGTCGTAATCGGCTCATGCACCAACGGCAGGATTGAGGATATGCGCGTTGCGGCCGAAATCCTCCGCGGGCACAAAGTTCATCCGCGGGTAAGGTGTCTGATAATTCCGGCCACACCGTCGGTTGTCAGGGAGTGCAGCGCTGAAGGACTGCTGGACGTTTTTCTGGAAGCCGGCGCCGCGGTCTCGACTCCCACATGCGGTCCGTGTCTCGGAGGACACATGGGTGTTCTTGCCGAGGGGGAGCGCGCGCTCGCGACGACGAACCGAAACTTTGTCGGCCGGATGGGTCATCCGAAAAGTGAAGTGTATCTTGCAGGACCGGCGGTTGCGGCCGCAACGGCTATAGCCGGATTCATTTGCGGTCCTGATGAAATAACATCTACTGCAGCCAAAAACGATGGATAA
- the ilvN gene encoding acetolactate synthase small subunit, which yields MKHTISVLVENQFGVLARISGLFSGRGFNIDSLSVGETEDPTVSRITLVVKGDDMIIEQVIKQLNRLVDVIKVSDLTKDDFIDSELALIKIPCDGKTRSEIMQIVDIYRGRIVDVALRSLTVELSGSEENVRGIMDLLQEFGKLEVVRSGKIAISRDRKNTRGNNHK from the coding sequence ATGAAACATACGATATCGGTGCTGGTCGAAAATCAATTTGGTGTACTTGCGCGCATCTCCGGTTTGTTCAGCGGACGCGGCTTTAACATCGACAGTCTTTCCGTCGGAGAAACCGAGGATCCAACCGTCTCGCGGATCACGCTGGTCGTAAAAGGGGACGACATGATCATCGAGCAGGTGATCAAACAATTGAATAGACTGGTCGATGTGATCAAGGTCAGCGACCTCACCAAAGACGATTTCATTGACAGTGAGCTCGCGCTGATCAAAATTCCGTGCGACGGGAAAACGCGCTCCGAGATCATGCAGATCGTGGATATTTACAGAGGAAGGATCGTCGATGTTGCGCTTCGCTCTCTGACTGTAGAGCTGTCCGGTTCGGAAGAAAATGTGCGGGGAATCATGGATCTGCTGCAGGAATTCGGGAAACTGGAGGTTGTACGCAGCGGGAAAATCGCGATCTCCCGTGATAGAAAGAATACGCGCGGGAACAACCATAAATAG